GCCGACTACGTCGTCGTCGGGGAGGGAGAGTACACCCTCCCGGCGCTTCTCTCCGCCATCGAGGAGGAACGAGACCCTCCTCCCGGGGTCGCCACCGCCGCCGGTTATACGCCCGCACGCCACACCGTCCTCCTCGACGGCTACCCGTCCTTCTCGCGGATCAAGGGGTTTGTCGAGATCACCCGGGGATGCCCGTTCTCCTGCGGCTACTGCCAGACGCCGCGCCTCTTCGGGCGGTGCATGCGCCACCGCTCCATCGACGAGATCGTCCGTTACGCCTCGCGCTACCGGGATATCCGGTTCGTCACCCCGAACGCCTTCGCTTACGGCTCCGACGGCGTTCATCTCCGCCTCGACAAAGTCGAGCGGCTCCTCCGGAGCCTCAAAGGCCGGGTCTACTTCGGCACCTTTCCCGGCGAGGTGCGCCCGGAGTGCGTCTCGCGGCAGTCCGTCGAACTCGTCCTCGACCACTGCACCAACACCCGCCTGCACTTCGGGGCGCAGTCCGGGAGCGATCGCGTGCTGCGCCACCTGCACCGCGGGCATACCGTCGAGGACGTCGTCCGTGCCTACGACCTCTGCCGGGAGCACGGGCTCGTTCCGGTCGTCGATTTCATCCTCGGACTGCCGTTCGAGAGCGACGACGATCAGCGCGCGACCCTCGACCTCGTGAAGATGGTTGCCCGGGGAGGGAAGGCGCACATCCACTACTTCATGCCGCTGCCCGGGACTCCTCTTCAGGACGGACGCCCCCGTCCGCTCCTTGTCGAGACGGAGAAGGTCCTCGGGAAACTTGCGCTCGACGGCAGAATTACCGGCTCGTGGATGGATCATGAGATAAGGTTTTTTAGACGCACTTCTCACTTATAGAGCATGACGGATGTGCTACTCTTAGCAGATCTGCACGGTAACTACGGAAAGCTTGACGCTTTTCTCAGCTACGACTACGATGCAGTCATCATTGCAGGCGACATAACCAATTTCGGTCCACTTGAGCCTGTAGATTCGGTACTCTCCAACTTCGAGGTACCGTGTTTCGCAATCCCCGGCAACTGCGATCCCCGCGAGATCATCGACGTGCTCGAGCGCTCAGATGCGGTCTGCCTGCACAATTCGTGGATCGCGCTCGGCAAGATCACGCTCGCGGGTCTTGGCGGTTCGAACAAGACCCCGTTCGACACACCGTTCGAGCTGACGGAGGAAGA
The genomic region above belongs to Methanoculleus horonobensis and contains:
- a CDS encoding TIGR04013 family B12-binding domain/radical SAM domain-containing protein, whose translation is MKVYWRHIPQANNSFAALAAACEVHGYDLEVADGPRPDVTIYSINSINERIYRDEIAEADCITVVGGPHASACYREVAEYADYVVVGEGEYTLPALLSAIEEERDPPPGVATAAGYTPARHTVLLDGYPSFSRIKGFVEITRGCPFSCGYCQTPRLFGRCMRHRSIDEIVRYASRYRDIRFVTPNAFAYGSDGVHLRLDKVERLLRSLKGRVYFGTFPGEVRPECVSRQSVELVLDHCTNTRLHFGAQSGSDRVLRHLHRGHTVEDVVRAYDLCREHGLVPVVDFILGLPFESDDDQRATLDLVKMVARGGKAHIHYFMPLPGTPLQDGRPRPLLVETEKVLGKLALDGRITGSWMDHEIRFFRRTSHL
- a CDS encoding metallophosphoesterase family protein; this encodes MTDVLLLADLHGNYGKLDAFLSYDYDAVIIAGDITNFGPLEPVDSVLSNFEVPCFAIPGNCDPREIIDVLERSDAVCLHNSWIALGKITLAGLGGSNKTPFDTPFELTEEEIDKELTRITNHMDKNVHNVLLCHAPPYEALDTVEDNHVGSQSIRKHMTRFDLVCCAHIHEARGVTEVDGVKIVNPGPASEGYGAIIRFGKEPKDIDIDLIAV